The following DNA comes from Maylandia zebra isolate NMK-2024a linkage group LG6, Mzebra_GT3a, whole genome shotgun sequence.
GCATCTTCAATGTAGATCGGTTTGATCTCAGGTGACACTCCCAAGATCTTCCCAGGAAGGTCTAGTGACATGACGTAGGCAAAGCCGAGCGGATACGGGGGGTACTCTGATTCAGCAATCACAGATCGAGGCATGTAGAACTTTATAAATGGGTTCCTTAAAACAGGACTATGCCACCAAACCAGCCCAGTCATATAGTTTTGCTTAGCTGTGCTAGGATCCACCAACAGTTTCACCAGATTCGGGACATTGAGTATAACATCGGAGTCGATCTTCATGACAAAGGAAGCCTTAGTACAGTGTGCAGCCAGCCACTCCAGCATGACCATAGTCTTGATAGTCAGATTATAGTAGCTGTCCTGAAAGTTGCTCTGAATCAGGTCATGGTACAGCTGATTCTCCTGCTGAAGCTtctcttgctgatgtttagcatcACTTCCACCAGGGAGGCCCACTATGAAGACAGTCTCTACCTGCTGACCCAGAACCAGCTTCTCATTTGCCCACGTCTGCCGGATGGCATCCCGAGTTGCCACATTACCGGGTGCAACAGGAACCATCAGAATAAGGAAAGGAGTTGTGGTCCTACATGTAGGCGTGTCATCCATGATGAATTTGTAGTTTCGTGGGTAGGCCACATGATATGGTCCTGGATCCTCCCAACGTGGCTCTGCTGATGCTGGTTGATAAGGAATGTTCCTAACCACTTTGTTGGAATTGAGATAGAAAAAGATGAAAATCACTGCTGCTGCAATGCAAATGAAGATGCCTTTTAGGTGCCTCTTCTTGTCCATGAAAACTACAGAGAAAGGAAACACATTTTATCGCGAGAACTTGTACAGCACGTATTCTGATAACACAGCAATacacaaattaataaataacaGAATTAAAGTCATaaggtctgtgaaggttctcagtcatccaggtcatcgtagtcaaaggagcttgcaaagaaaagcgtctggacttctttaagttacttaacgcccactcacatcctgggccatctgatctcaggaattcgcatgataaggtggggccaggttgcacaatgaacacacccgaaactctggctgattgggacccacacccagtttcacaccttgtctcaggcgattagaggatcatcagggggtcctttgtccctctgtggggggacactcccactaggtttatatctgggactctccaccatttgaccttagaactgaagaagcttctcggatgagaggtgaaacgtcttcaagtaacttaaagaagtccagacgcttttctttgcaagctcctttgactaaagTCATAAGGCTTCCAGCTTTGTAGCCCTCAATTTCTCatatctgctttttgcagagaATGTGGTTCTGCAGGCTTCATGAGGGGTTCACAGCTAAGTGTGAATGACAATCAGCACCTCCACATCTGAGAACATGGTCCTCAGTAGGAAAAGGCCAGactgcccactccgggtcagggacgagTCACTGCCCGggagtggaggagttcaagtatctctgggtcttgttcacaagtgaaGAAAGTGGGAGCCTGACAAACAGTTTTGGTGCCACAGCAACAGCAATGCAGACGTTGCACCCGTTTGGCACGAGACGGCCGCTCATAGAAGCAAAGCTGTTGATTTACTGATCGATGCATGCCCCTACTCTCAATGTGATAAAGgagcatgattcacagttcaaataaTTGTTTCGTACTGGGCCTTAGTGTGGTCACCCAATTAATCTAATGTCTGAAAGAAGTTGTTTCCATTGCTCTCAAGGACACGCTTACCTTTCTGAGTGGCTGGCCCTTGAAAAGCTCAAAACAGCAGTCAGGTGGGACTGCTGTGCAGATCTATCCTCAGTTACCTATCCAAATTCGCTATCAAAAGGCCTTTACACACCAGATGTGTAATATTTGTGTGAATATTTCTTGTTAAAAATTTATTTGGGCCTCACCTATTTTCTTTCTTGCAGCCATTCACACAGAACAATGTTTTgacatttatctttttttttggacACGAATAAACAGCTTTAACCTAATCAGACCACTGCACTTGGCAACAAATGCGCTCATCGTGTTGAATATACAATTCGGAAATAATTCTATTTTAACTCAGACACACAGCTAGACGCGATTCGGGGTCAATCGGCTCACTGAACCTATTTGTTTGCCTCCTCAGATGAAAATCTCATGGTTTGATGGTTGCTTCTGGTGAGAACTAGACATAGCCAGAAtctctttcttccttttctggTTCAGAAACATCAGGACCAGCTCATCGTCACTTGATGTCAACTTCATGTATTTCACAGTTTCTTTTTTGAAAACTAATTTTtcacaaaaccaaaacacattCAGTACATCTCTATGTTACAGGGCAGGGTCACATTCGGAAAAATTTTTTTGCAACATACGCGGTAGATAATGACTCAGAAAGCTTTGGCAATTTCTAAAAACCCTCTACCCTTGCCATTCATTTATGAAGTCAAATATCTTAACCAGGGGCGGAGCGGGGGGGTGGCTTacggggcttaagcccgggttgttttgtcagaagcccggggtcttttggagtgtaatttttttatagttagatgcctggctgacaactgtataaaacaaaaagtacacacaatattcgaagcacatagtgcacactgtgggaatttacgactgtgcgtgaatccccccctgatattggtatgatccaagctcaggcactaagcgactgagcgagggggcggggcagctgctgcccgtgagtgcgctgttggagagacggagccagccatactaaggagagcttaagtttgaccaggtaccaaagcaaatcattcgtaccgtacaaataatgtaaatatgacggtgcatcacgaaagattgatatgaaactgatcacttgaccaatattacgttacttgctcttcaagtgaatcaacaaatggcaaaatgaaaagccgaacaaatgctatttttttttagagtcttagcttacgtgtgtttatttcatattctcagttcttaccctcccgactaaatcggtttcagttatgtactgaaacataagaatggacattcgagggttctttcaaagaaaaaactcaggtaaatgttattttatatattatgctttgtatgttgttcagtatatttctatgcaaaacaagagggatttcagtacacagcaggatattcacatttgtaaccagatatttacatacactttagggagaaaacataaaacatttttactgtacaacatcaatttagagtaaacttttattttagataaatattgaaatatattttgaattagttaaatttcagaataaagagagacagagctattttttatcactttcatcaaatttaggagtacatgtacactaaatttattgttaattaataagaaaactccagacgattccattctgagctgaagaagcttctgataggttagtagagtccatgtgagtaaactggtggcacagctgtggatgcatataaggcaaaacacagagcctgtttctttgacatgggaaaatcaagagatatcaaccaaaacaccaggaaaagaactgtggagctccataagtgtggctcaagtttgaatacaatttggtgccatttgcaattaagaaatacagatagtttctctctttactctgaaagttaacaaatatgtttttatatttatcaatctaaagaaataaacatttagtctgatttgatgttacaattaaaaaagtgtttttatctgaagagtaaatatctggttttaactgtatatttgatgattgtcagcacaaagagggagagagaggagaacgaggacagaacagatgaacaagagcaggtgagacacacatgttagtcaaatggttgtttaccaaaagtatcaccgtatcataggtcctcatgtatctcgtacctagtgtttatttttaggtttgttatttttcaaattctgtatttattaagttatgcagcttgtttgcacaacgaggataaataattatataaacttttctcagtctaaatagtggactttggtagaattaaaaaataagtgtagtgcaggtctatgatgatttttagtgctatcatctagttctgattctggttctgtcttggttaagtcctcagtagtcctgattttgaactgttgtagtcctgttttaattctggatcagttctgggtctggttgaattggggtttagtcctcgtgtcttgatgcagccctgaccttgttctgccttgctgcttaattaaaaaactagtttaaggcgtcctgcacatgtgatatatatatttttccctatatgaagtcattcttttttgaacagagcctattaatctttcagtcatttctacacccccccccccccaaaaaaaaaaaaaaaaaaaatcccacatgcatactactctttgggctaagccccgggtgtttcaaatgtctggctccgcctctgatCTTAACAGTCAATACAGAAGCAACATCCAGAgtcaggggcgattctaggatcagggctttgggggtgctgagcaccaggagagctgcccagccaagcaagataaactttacttgtcacaatgagacttcttccctgtctctgtcagtccctgtatccctaaatgtctccagttgtcccgagttctctctgattgtctccttggtgcatttaaacccctgttcctccctgtcctcatcgaCTGTTGTCTTCGTCTtcgttatcagtcatcataattttaccatctctgtgcaagtctgcaaatttctttattaaataataagattcttaaattcatcaagtctcaaaACATGagatcactgttttgtacattttaacacaatttaataagcatatgcttcagccaataccttttcATTAGCCTTGTCTTggtttcttgctttgtggtagatctttattctgttttcactgagatatttgaatgctaatcaataaatcaatattcaattctaaaaaaaaatctaatccccacatttgtgaaagaaaaccaaaacagttttttgaaaagtctgtatcaaaaccatcaaatctgacaaaggttatttaaatgctgcaaaagaaaaatggattggaataaaaaaaaaatacatatcctaaccttaattactgggggagaataatgaatgatgctcacagtgagtaaaaagtaaactgaatgcattttttggacagagattcacttttaaggtgtatgtataatataatacagatacataaaaaatacactccaaaaatagaagagtccttgaaatgtacaaaatattaattaaaaaaattataaaaatggagacaactgtgcctatggtacaatgtatgaaaagctctttactgcagatactacTAATATGGCTCTGCAGATTTTTTATATCATTTTAACCTATGTCGCCTCACCTTGAGGTTGGAAAATCTATCACTGTTTCGTGGTCAACTCTCTcaagcagtttaacagtttctgttttgcctgtcactgttccctgtctgttttcttacctggttcttcctgaccttgtactttctcctcacgttcccctctttcctctctccctctttggactgacaatcatacacaaatagattgtattgaatgaaaaaagttaaattaatatgaaaaaaatactattgAAATCACTATTAAAGTCCCTTCTCaatgtactttcaaccaaaaggcaaataaccaaacacatgaacatctaataaaagatataaatactgaaacactgatccaacattatccttTATTGACGGATAATTTGATCTTACACTTTTAACTAAATGTGGCtacttttttgaaaaaacttccttatatccattatgaacgtgactgtctctctgtacacacacacacacaacaggagttaAGGCTAATGGGAATGCAGTCAGTTAGCTGATAAGTACCTTGGGTTTAATATCGGCACATATGACAAAATAACCGGCTTCTCTCATTCcttttcaaacaggacagtggtaacaacagcaggctACAGACActtttaagttttagattttaaataggctttatacatttcaatgggagcaacaggaccgtCAACTGTCGCTtattttactacagagcaggacggattgtagggtagcaaacatcatcggaaaacacgttttcaacact
Coding sequences within:
- the LOC101485606 gene encoding beta-1,3-galactosyltransferase 2-like gives rise to the protein MDKKRHLKGIFICIAAAVIFIFFYLNSNKVVRNIPYQPASAEPRWEDPGPYHVAYPRNYKFIMDDTPTCRTTTPFLILMVPVAPGNVATRDAIRQTWANEKLVLGQQVETVFIVGLPGGSDAKHQQEKLQQENQLYHDLIQSNFQDSYYNLTIKTMVMLEWLAAHCTKASFVMKIDSDVILNVPNLVKLLVDPSTAKQNYMTGLVWWHSPVLRNPFIKFYMPRSVIAESEYPPYPLGFAYVMSLDLPGKILGVSPEIKPIYIEDAYLGMCLKRLGVSPTDPPEETMFLVNPSHSLSSCSLSKLIASTTTSILQMNDYWERIKRGVQC